The Diabrotica virgifera virgifera chromosome 10, PGI_DIABVI_V3a genome has a window encoding:
- the LOC126893021 gene encoding uncharacterized protein LOC126893021, with protein MTSIDLLREAANKTKWANVMANVLKHKARAAERAVGIECSVKEEDLQGEYDKRKAFENDFYSIISKAQGLVKENSTDNVGSASVSNPENSRFPSSSEVRLPALNLPIYSGEAGEWLQFRDSFDSLINSNLSISNVQKFHYLKRALKGEAFEVIANIQVAHDNFPIAWDLLCDQYTDKRTLLHVHTKALFDIHPVKKESSKSLSHLVDHVRMHLRSLKSLGQPTESWNTLIIYLVFNKLDPVTIREWESKDFMNDTPKLEAFLTFLKQKSKMLKIMKEKPTEANSSQNVKGQTSKPPAESSNRSNSHVQRSYHISNRTCASCDAPNHKIYTCTKFLRLSVSERTDLVKKSNLCINCLNQGHQVNNCNFGHCKNCTVKHHSLFHVFEPSTSNTNTQQSLFTFNLSSKQVFLSTVLLEVVDSKGNRHDCRALLDPGSQSNFISSHLCHKLALPRKPTNITISGAFKVESKIQAVCQIQIVSKNTPFTAPLVCLVAPEICDVVPEAPIDPGGGYFRGRFDRFGTGTV; from the coding sequence GTAGGCATTGAATGCTCGGTGAAAGAAGAAGACTTACAAGGCGAGTATGACAAGCGCAAGGCATTTGAAAACGACTTTTATTCAATTATTTCAAAAGCGCAAGGTCTTGTCAAGGAAAATAGTACAGATAATGTAGGTTCAGCTTCGGTTTCCAATCCAGAAAATAGCAGATTCCCTAGCTCATCAGAAGTACGATTACCGGCCCTAAATCTGCCAATATATTCAGGAGAGGCAGGTGAATGGCTCCAGTTTCGCGATAGCTTTGATAGCTTGATAAATAGCAACCTTTCCATTAGCAATGTACAGAAATTTCACTATCTAAAGAGAGCTTTGAAGGGTGAAGCATTTGAAGTTATCGCCAATATCCAGGTCGCACATGACAATTTTCCGATAGCTTGGGATTTATTGTGTGACCAATATACTGACAAGAGGACATTGTTGCATGTACATACTAAGGCCTTATTCGATATCCATCCTGTAAAAAAGGAATCTTCAAAGAGTTTAAGCCACTTGGTAGATCATGTGAGGATGCACTTAAGGTCTTTAAAGTCATTAGGACAGCCTACAGAATCATGGAATACTTTAATTATATATTTGGTATTCAATAAACTTGATCCAGTGACAATTAGAGAATGGGAATCAAAGGATTTCATGAATGATACTCCTAAGTTGGAAGCTTTTCTCacatttttgaaacaaaagtcaaaaatgctcaaaataATGAAGGAAAAACCTACAGAGGCAAATTCAAGCCAAAACGTAAAGGGACAAACTTCTAAACCACCAGCAGAGTCTAGTAATAGATCTAATTCTCATGTTCAGAGAAGTTATCACATCTCAAATCGTACTTGTGCATCATGCGATGCTCCAAATCATAAAATTTATACATGTACAAAGTTTCTAAGGTTGTCTGTGTCTGAACGAACCGATTTAGTCAAAAAATCCAATTTGTGCATTAACTGTCTAAATCAGGGGCATCAAGTAAACAATTGTAACTTTGGTCATTGCAAAAATTGTACTGTTAAGCATCATTCTCTGTTTCACGTTTTCGAACCTTCTACATCTAACACCAATACGCAACAGTCTCTatttacatttaatttaagtTCAAAACAGGTATTTCTATCCACTGTCTTGTTAGAGGTAGTTGATTCAAAGGGAAATCGTCATGATTGCAGAGCACTTTTAGATCCAGGGAGCCAGTCTAATTTCATTAGTTCACATTTATGCCATAAACTTGCACTACCAAGAAAGCCTACAAATATTACGATTTCAGGGGCATTCAAGGTGGAATCCAAAATTCAGGCTGTTTGTCAAATTCAAATTGTGTCTAAAAACACTCCATTTACTGCTCCTTTAGTCTGTTTGGTAGCTCCAGAAATATGCGATGTTGTACCCGAAGCTCCTATTGATCCA